CCCCGCGATCCCCGCAGCATTCGCAACATCGGAGAACAACCCGCCGCCGTCGTTATGGAACAGCGCCATGCTCTCATTGGTGAAGTTACCTACCACCAGGCTCTCGCGGCCCGACTGGTCATAGTCCGCAGCATCCGTGCCCATGCCTGCGCGCGCCTTGCCCGCATCGCTGAAGGCCACACCCGCCGCAAAGCCGCTCTCCGTAAACGTGCCATTGTGATTGTTGCGATAGAGCTTGTTCGGCTGTGTGTCATTGGTCACAAACAGGTCGAGCCATCCATCGTCGTCGAAGTCTACCAGCGCCACACCCAGCGACTTGCTCGTCGCGTCCTCAAGCCCCGCAGCCTTCGTCACATCTTTAAATCGTCCATTGCCCTCGTTGTGATACAGCGTCCCCGACTCGCCCTTGTAGAGCTCCGGCGTGCAGTAGGACTTGTGCGTTCCATCGAGCGAGCAGCGCTGGTCCGTCGCCACCGACCATGTCACATAGTGCGCCACGTAGAGATCGAGCCGCCCGTCGTTGTCATAGTCGAACCACACCGCACCCGTCGCAAAGCCCGGCGACGCTACGCCAGCCTTCGCTGTCACATCCGCGAACGTCCCGTTCTTCATGTTGTGAAAGAGCCGTCCGCCGCCGACTGCCGAGAGATACACATCATCGTAGCCGTCGTTGTCGAAATCCCCGACCGCACAGCCCATGCCATAGATCTCGACATCGAGATGTGCAGCCTTCGTCACATCGGTAAACGTGCCGTCATGATTATTGTGATAAAGCGCCGGGGTCGAATGCTGCCGAACATGCCCCGGCCAGTCCTTGCCGTTCACGAATAGCACGTCCTGGTAGCCGTCGTTGTCGTAGTCGATAAAGCACACGCCGCTGCCCATCGTCTCCGGCAGATACTTCTCGCCGAAGGCTCCACTGTTATGCCGGAAGCGAATGCCTGCCGCAGCGGTCACATCCGTAAAGCGCACCGGACCTGAGCCCCGCACCCGCTCGGGAGTCGAAGCAGCAGCCGGCGCCGGCTGCGTTGCAACGGAAGGCGACGCGGGCTTGCTCGCGGGCTGGGAAGACGCGGGGGCAGAAGGAGACGAAGCATGCTGGCATCCACCCAGCACGAGCACAAACAACCAACACACGACAGGAAAAAAGCGGCGAAGCAACAAGCGTCAAATCCCTTTAATTCACATGTTCAATATATTCAAGCCGCCGCAGTCATGGCCGCAGGCGACTTCCTGCGCCGCGCATCCAGACCCATTTCCAGCAGCAACGCCAGCGGCCCGACGAGAAACAGCGCATACAGCGGCGCATACACCGACTGGTGCAGCCTCAGGACCATCTCCACGATGGCCACCGCCACCACCACAGCACACTGCCCCCAGCGTGAGCGCACCGTCGTCTTCGGGTCCGTAATCATGAAGAAGATGAAGAGCTGATACTCCGGACCCGTGATGGGCGCAATCTCCGACTGCCACGGCTCGTGGATCATCCGCGCACGCACGACCGCCAGCACCAGGAACGCGATCACGTAGGTCGCAGTGATGTGGAAGCGCCGCAGCCGCCAGATAATAGCCGAGCCCAGCAGCCAGATCACCGCCATCGCAGCCAGGTTGTTGCCCCACTGGATGCCCAGCATCGCCACCGTCTCCGGCAGCAGGAAGAGCATCACGCAGATACCGAAGTTCGAGGGATTCCACAGGTGCCGCCCGCGAAAGCGCAGGACATACTTCGAAAAGATGGTGATCGCCGCACACACCGCAAACGGCCAGTACTCCGGCGTGCGCAGCAGGATGCCGACGCTGATCCCCGAGATATACGCGCTCGCCAGGTTGGGAAACTTTCCGTAGAAAAATTTCCCCAGCACCAGTTCTGTCACAATCGCGGTGACAATAGCCAGCGCCGTCCGCGAATAGCTCTCGAGCACTCCATAGCTGAGCTGGGCCGCCAGCAGGATGATCGTGATGAACACCGGCGGCACATAGCGATTCTCGAGCGAGAGCCACTGCTTCCACAGCGGCTTCGCTGGCGGCGCAGCCACAGCCGTCTCACTCATAGCGCGTCCTCACAGCTCAGGCTCCTTGATCTCATACAGTTTGTCCGGCGTCAGATTTTCGAGCGTCTGCACCTTGCCGGAAGGCCAGCGAATTTCAGCTTTCTCAATCTTCGCGTCTTTACCGAGACCAAAGTGTATGCGCCGGTCATTCTCCGCAGCAAAGCCGCATCCGCCCGAGATTTGCTGAATCTGCCGCTGTCCATTCCAGTACAGTTCCACCTCGGCGCCGATCGCCGAACGGTTGCTCTTCGTACCTTCGAGCGCGAACTCAATCCATTTGTTCCCCGGCGCGACGGTGTTTTTATAAATCAGCACCGGTCCGCGCTCATTCGCCACCAGCACATCGAGCACCCCGCGATTCCACAGGTCCGCCACTGCTACGGCGCGGCCATCATAAGTATCGGTCACGCCCACAGCACGCGCCACATCCTCGAACTTGCCCGCACCATCGCTGATCCACACCTTCTTCTGCTGATAGCCCGAGAGGCTGCGTCCCTGCATGGCCGGCCAGTTCTTCGCGTCCTCGATAATCGAGCGGTTCCCGCCCGCTACCTTGGCAAAGTCGTACCAGTAGCTCTTCCCGTGATCGAGCGAAACGTTGCCGTTGGTCAGATAGAGGTCGAGATTGCCATCGTTATTCAGATCCGCGAACTGTGCACCGAAGCTCCATCCGCCCAGCTCCACGCCAAGATCGCGCGCGAGATTTTCATACTGAATCCCGTCGCCCGAGGTGCCGTCCTTCGGCGTCCACAGATTATTGCCCTGGATCAGGTATCCCTCTTCGGAGATATTCGAGACATAGACCGAATACTTACCCTGGTTAAATATGTCCCCAAAAGCCACATCCATGCCGCTCTTCGGTGCGAAGCCGATGCCCGTCTGCCTGCCCACTTCACGGAACCGCTTGCCGTCGTAGAAGTAAAGCTCCGAAACCCCGTAATCGTTGGCGATAAACAGGTCCTGGTGCCCATTGCCCAGCAGGTCCGCCGCGCCTGAGGCCAGCGCCCACCGCCGGCTATCGATGCCGAGCTGCTGGCTCACCTCTTCGAACTTCCCCTTGCCTAGATTGTGGAAGAGATACTTTCGTCCGCCGTTCGATGCGTACTCGAAGCTGTCCGGCATCATCTTCGTCGTCTTCAGGTGCCACAGGTCGACATCTTCGTTGTAGTAGCCACCGACAAAGAGATCGAGTTTTCCATCGCCGTCATAGTCGAACCACACCGCCGTATTCGCGTTGATCCACGGCGGCAGCCCGGCCTGCTCGCTCACGCGCGTAAAGCCCTTGCCGTGGTCGTTGTGGAAGAGCTCCGGCCGTCCCCACTTGATGAGATAAAGATCCTCATAGCCGTCGTTGTCGTAATCACCCCACACCGCGCCCATCGAAACGCCGGTGCCCGGCTGGTTCACATCCGCGATGCCCAGTTCCGGCGCGACATCCGTAAATGTGCCATCGTGATTGTTACGATATAAGGCGTTCTTACTTCCCTCGCGGCTGTTGGTCACGTAGAAGTCCGGCCAGCCATCGCGGTTGTAGTCCACCACCGTCACCGACGCGCCCATCGAAGCCACATCCGGCATGATGTGCGCGAGCTTCGGATCGAGGGTCGGTCCCTCGTTCACAAAGTGCACCCCCGCCCGCTGCGAAACTTCGGTGAGATAGAAGCCGTAGCGCTCGAGCGCCGCGGCCTGGCTTATCCGCATGGCCTCCGCGCGCCGCCGCGCTGAAATTCGCTTCACCACCAGCGGCGTCACAATCAGGCCGACAAAGATCACTGCCAGCACAAGGCGGGCAACAGGACCGCGTTTCATCGTGCGTCCGAACTCCTCAATGCGTTCACAAATCCCTCCGGCGAAACATACCGCGTCTGGTAGGTCTGCCAGTCTTCCGGATGGTGCCGGTACACCCACTCGTCTTCGAGCCTTCCCGGCGCCGTGTCATACACCGTGCGCTGGTGATACGGCAGCGGCTGGACCGTAGCGGAGTAGGTTGAGTTGTAGTCTCCGTCCTTCACCCAGCCGTCGCCTGCGATGATGAAGTCCCGCACCCAACCCGCAGGCGGCGCCGCGGGAGCAGCAAAGCGTAAGCTCATCTCGTCTCCCGCGTTCATGATCACGTAGCGATCGTCGGTCTTGGCCAGCAGCTCGCGCACATCGCCATAGCGCGTGTAGTAGCCGCTCAGGTCGCGCCAGATCTGCGTCGTTGCCATCAGCTTGTTGTACTCCGGAATCTCCGGCGACGAATCGTTGGCCTGATCGATCATCGAGTAGCCACGATAATGCAGATCGGCGGAAGTGACAGTGAGCGGCGTCACACGTACCTGCGCATCCGGCGCGCCCTTCGCCCACTCGATCTGATCCCAGTAGATTTCGAGATTCGTGCGCAGCCGCACCTGATGCGGCGCACCCGGAAGAAACACGCCCGTCAGATCGATGAGGCAGGTCTTCTTTCTTCCTGCCGGAAAGCCGAGGTTGGCCTTCGCCACATGCCAGTGCCCATCGCGATCCACGACCTCAAGGCTCAGGGGCTTCGGCGCCGGATGCGCGCCCTGTTCCATCGCCACGTTCACCGAAGAGTCCGAGGGATGCAGCCATCCGCTCGCGATCAGATACAGCGGGCCGGATGCGGGCACATCCTTCCCCAAATCAAGCTCCACATAGTGATCGCGCGTCACGCCCTGATACTGTCCGCGCCCGAAGGTATCGAGATACTGCCCATCGCGCGCGCGCAGTGTCGCCGTCACGTCATGGCCAAGATCGTCCGTCGCCCGCGCAATCGGCTGCGGCTCGGCCGTCGCCGTCACCGCAGGCTTCACTGCGGGGACGACAAACATTTCACCTGTGAAGATTTCCGTCCCCGCCGGATGATCCACCGCCATCAGCTTCAGATGATCGTAGTAATACGTCTCCCACAGCTCGCCGGTGATGCGAAGATCGTAATAAGCGTCGCGCGGCGTTGGATAGCCATCCCGCAGAGCAAGCTGATCGCCGCGAATCTTGTACCACTCCTCGGTAGCCGCAATCGCCGCCGTGCCCACGCCGTCAATCCGCAGCCCCAGCGCCGATCCCCACGGCACCGTATCTTCCACGAACTTCATCTCCTTGCCGTCCCACGCAAACAGGAACGGGCACGAGCCCTTCAGCCGCTGCTCGGTCAACACCTGCTGATCGGCCTTGAGCGCGAACTCCGCGCGCACGCTGCCGTTCGGCCAGATGATCCGCGCCACCTCCGACTGTGTATGCGCGCCGAGGCCGAAGTGCAGCTGCGGACCGGCGATCACCTGCCTCTGCGTCAGCAACGCGGAACGAATCTCAATCTCACCGCCGATGCCGAATGAATTGATGCGCTGATCGCCGGTCGCCGTGCGCGCGCGCGGCCGCACCGTCTGCCAGTGATAGCCCTTCGTCCCCTGCGCCACCAGCGCCGCCGCATGACCATCCGCCGTCAGCCCCAGCAACGCCATGCGCCCATCGGCTTTCAGGTCGGCGATGCCGAAGACCTTCGCCAGTCCCTGCGGCTGCGGCGCCGGCAGATAGTGACCATGTTCATCACCCAGCCAGATGCGCGCACCGGCAGCATGGCCGCCCACAGGCGCCAGCACCGATGTCAGCACCAGGTCCACCGCGCCGTTGTTGTCGATATCCGACGCATACAGCCGCACCGAACCTGATCCAGGTCCGGCAAACAGCGCCGCCGCATCCGGCACCGTCGCCAGCGTCGCCGTCGTCCACTGCGGATGCGCGCTGGCATCGGCATCCGATGCCGCGAGCCGCACCAGCTTTCCATCCGGCGTAGCGGCAATCAGAGAAAGCCATCCGCCCACATCCGCCACCGTGACGGCCTTCGCCTCATCGATCGGCACAGCGGTCTCGGCAAAAGCGCCCAGCCGCTGATTGATGAACACGTGCAGCTTTCCGGCCGCATCGATCATCGCCGCATCCGGCAGGCCATCGCCGTTCAGGTCGGCCCACACAAATTGCGTCAGCCCGTTCACGCCCGCAAAGGGATGCAGCACAGCAAAGCTCCCATCCCCGTTATTGCGCAGCACCGTCACCGGCCCCGCAGCCGCGCCCAGCACTATATCCAGATCGCCGTCCGCCTCGATATCCGCGGCCCACGCGCCGGTATAAGCGCCGCGCAGCACGGCCTCGGGCAGCTTCGTCGCCGCGGTCACGTCTGTAAATTGCGCGGGCGTGTCCTGCCGGAAGAAGCGGATGCCGGCTGCGCCGGTGAGCACCAGGTCCGTCTTGAAGTCGTAATTGAAATCCACCGGCAGCACGCTCTCCGGCATGAGCGCGGCCACCGTATCTCCCTTACCGGAGCCGGGAAACGCCATCCGCGCGCCCGAACTCAGCGTCAACTCCTGCGGTGTCGCCGTGGCTGTCACCGGAGCGCCCTCGCCGGTCAGCGAAATCGCCCCGGCCCACGCTGCCGCATCCCCGCTCAACGGCTGTGCCTGCCACTGCATCGCCATATCGGCCGGCGCAGGCTCCGAGCCCGGTGCCGCCATCTTCAACGGATGCGTCATCGGCTGCGCCTCTTCACCCGCCGCCGGTTTCAGCTCGGCCAGGTCCTCGCGCACCGACGGCACCTGCATCAGCACATTGCGCAGAAAGAGCGTGCGCCGCGCCGCCGGACGCACATCCGTCTCCAGGGCTGCCGCCTGCAAGGCCTTCAGCTGTGCCTGCGCATCCGCCGGCCATTCTGCCGACTGGCCAGCCACGTCTTTCACCATCGCCTGCAGCAGCCGCGCATTGCCTGCC
The Silvibacterium dinghuense DNA segment above includes these coding regions:
- a CDS encoding RnfABCDGE type electron transport complex subunit D, whose translation is MSETAVAAPPAKPLWKQWLSLENRYVPPVFITIILLAAQLSYGVLESYSRTALAIVTAIVTELVLGKFFYGKFPNLASAYISGISVGILLRTPEYWPFAVCAAITIFSKYVLRFRGRHLWNPSNFGICVMLFLLPETVAMLGIQWGNNLAAMAVIWLLGSAIIWRLRRFHITATYVIAFLVLAVVRARMIHEPWQSEIAPITGPEYQLFIFFMITDPKTTVRSRWGQCAVVVAVAIVEMVLRLHQSVYAPLYALFLVGPLALLLEMGLDARRRKSPAAMTAAA
- a CDS encoding CRTAC1 family protein: MKRGPVARLVLAVIFVGLIVTPLVVKRISARRRAEAMRISQAAALERYGFYLTEVSQRAGVHFVNEGPTLDPKLAHIMPDVASMGASVTVVDYNRDGWPDFYVTNSREGSKNALYRNNHDGTFTDVAPELGIADVNQPGTGVSMGAVWGDYDNDGYEDLYLIKWGRPELFHNDHGKGFTRVSEQAGLPPWINANTAVWFDYDGDGKLDLFVGGYYNEDVDLWHLKTTKMMPDSFEYASNGGRKYLFHNLGKGKFEEVSQQLGIDSRRWALASGAADLLGNGHQDLFIANDYGVSELYFYDGKRFREVGRQTGIGFAPKSGMDVAFGDIFNQGKYSVYVSNISEEGYLIQGNNLWTPKDGTSGDGIQYENLARDLGVELGGWSFGAQFADLNNDGNLDLYLTNGNVSLDHGKSYWYDFAKVAGGNRSIIEDAKNWPAMQGRSLSGYQQKKVWISDGAGKFEDVARAVGVTDTYDGRAVAVADLWNRGVLDVLVANERGPVLIYKNTVAPGNKWIEFALEGTKSNRSAIGAEVELYWNGQRQIQQISGGCGFAAENDRRIHFGLGKDAKIEKAEIRWPSGKVQTLENLTPDKLYEIKEPEL
- a CDS encoding CRTAC1 family protein produces the protein MRGSGPVRFTDVTAAAGIRFRHNSGAFGEKYLPETMGSGVCFIDYDNDGYQDVLFVNGKDWPGHVRQHSTPALYHNNHDGTFTDVTKAAHLDVEIYGMGCAVGDFDNDGYDDVYLSAVGGGRLFHNMKNGTFADVTAKAGVASPGFATGAVWFDYDNDGRLDLYVAHYVTWSVATDQRCSLDGTHKSYCTPELYKGESGTLYHNEGNGRFKDVTKAAGLEDATSKSLGVALVDFDDDGWLDLFVTNDTQPNKLYRNNHNGTFTESGFAAGVAFSDAGKARAGMGTDAADYDQSGRESLVVGNFTNESMALFHNDGGGLFSDVANAAGIAGPSAKSLTFSSFFFDYDLDGLPDIFAFNGHVADDVAVTTPTLSYPEQPLLFRNVGRGKFEDVTAKVGSALRQPVVGRGAAYADIDLDGDLDLALNVSNGAAKLLRNDGGNANDALRVKLVGVKSNKDGIGAKVTVVTARGLRVTERVKSGSSYLSQSELPLTFGLGKPDAKNVARIEITWPSGRKETVADVAPNQFVTVEEGKGIVAREALK
- a CDS encoding CRTAC1 family protein translates to MGAVLSMAGCHSSEHVPSPGSDAYSRAVSDFYVGLAALQVGDDVRAESALADATQVAPGEPAVWVNWGILALRQRNFDMAAERLNRAAKLEPHNDQVYYLLGVLESERGNTQAAITNLGIASGLNPKNVRVGYALAEEVERQGNPGSDGQYQQILQQIRSVYPRNVIAELDLARVAAKAGNARLLQAMVKDVAGQSAEWPADAQAQLKALQAAALETDVRPAARRTLFLRNVLMQVPSVREDLAELKPAAGEEAQPMTHPLKMAAPGSEPAPADMAMQWQAQPLSGDAAAWAGAISLTGEGAPVTATATPQELTLSSGARMAFPGSGKGDTVAALMPESVLPVDFNYDFKTDLVLTGAAGIRFFRQDTPAQFTDVTAATKLPEAVLRGAYTGAWAADIEADGDLDIVLGAAAGPVTVLRNNGDGSFAVLHPFAGVNGLTQFVWADLNGDGLPDAAMIDAAGKLHVFINQRLGAFAETAVPIDEAKAVTVADVGGWLSLIAATPDGKLVRLAASDADASAHPQWTTATLATVPDAAALFAGPGSGSVRLYASDIDNNGAVDLVLTSVLAPVGGHAAGARIWLGDEHGHYLPAPQPQGLAKVFGIADLKADGRMALLGLTADGHAAALVAQGTKGYHWQTVRPRARTATGDQRINSFGIGGEIEIRSALLTQRQVIAGPQLHFGLGAHTQSEVARIIWPNGSVRAEFALKADQQVLTEQRLKGSCPFLFAWDGKEMKFVEDTVPWGSALGLRIDGVGTAAIAATEEWYKIRGDQLALRDGYPTPRDAYYDLRITGELWETYYYDHLKLMAVDHPAGTEIFTGEMFVVPAVKPAVTATAEPQPIARATDDLGHDVTATLRARDGQYLDTFGRGQYQGVTRDHYVELDLGKDVPASGPLYLIASGWLHPSDSSVNVAMEQGAHPAPKPLSLEVVDRDGHWHVAKANLGFPAGRKKTCLIDLTGVFLPGAPHQVRLRTNLEIYWDQIEWAKGAPDAQVRVTPLTVTSADLHYRGYSMIDQANDSSPEIPEYNKLMATTQIWRDLSGYYTRYGDVRELLAKTDDRYVIMNAGDEMSLRFAAPAAPPAGWVRDFIIAGDGWVKDGDYNSTYSATVQPLPYHQRTVYDTAPGRLEDEWVYRHHPEDWQTYQTRYVSPEGFVNALRSSDAR